Within the Peromyscus maniculatus bairdii isolate BWxNUB_F1_BW_parent chromosome 2, HU_Pman_BW_mat_3.1, whole genome shotgun sequence genome, the region CATTAAGCTCCTCTCTTTCATCAACTCAGCGTTTCCTGAGAAACTGGGAGACATTACACCCACACGTAGGATTCCATTatctttttcatttgcttttactCATGAGCAAAACCATACCACCACAAGACTTGTGTCATTCTATTTCAATCCTGAATATCTTAAACGACTGCAGTTTCAAGGCTGAGAATGACATTTAATTAGAGGGTGGCATTTCTTCCAGGAGACTTCCATGGTCTCAATTTTATGACCTCATCTCAACTTCAAAGTAAGGATCCAATTTACTGAGAAAACAGAAGCACATGTGAGGACTTAGGTGACTGGCTCTGGCTACCTTTGGGTAAGGAGCGTCCATCAGGGAAGGTGACAGGTGTGTTGAGCTCTCGACTCACACCTGGTACAGGTGGGTAGAGCCTCAGGGCTTCCTTGATGCACATGGTAGTGTAGGGCATCTGGTCCAGGTGATCCCTGAAATGAAGCCCATACTAAAAAATCACACAGAGCTGGGAAgaccagaaaaaaattatcctgagcaaggcaacccagacccaCAGATAAACATgctatatactcacttataactggatattagctgttaagtaaaggataatcacactgcaatccacagacccagagaagttagataaagaggagaggtccagggtagatggatggatctccctgggaaggggaaatagaatagattttctgggtggactgagggcaggtggggataggaacaggagggatcaggttgggaggaagggacagagggagaataTAGGGCCTGAATTGTCCATCTTCTGTAATCGGGTAAGGCTACCAGTGGTAGAACTGtgacaccaacacagccacaaaacctaTGACTCATaagctgtcctgcctgcaagactCACTGGGAcagtggtggctcagagcttgtaggtgtggccaaccaatgacaggTCTAATTTGAAGCCCACACCCTACAGGAAGCCCATGCCCAGCACTGCCTGGATAGTCAGGATCAGGAAGCTGGATGGCttagagacctagggtagaaccaaacgtGACTgacaaaaaaagtcaatgaaataattcctaatgataatCTGCTATTCTTCTAGATTGGAGTCTTGCCCAatcatcaccagagaggcttcctccagaagCTTATGGGAACAGATACAAAGACACAGCCAAATTAGGTAGAACTCAGGAACTtcggagaagagagggaggaaggattgtagaagccagaggggttgatgacaccacaagaacacagcccacagaatcaactaagcaggcttcataggagctcacagaaaccAAAGCAGCAACCATAGAGCCTGCAAGTGTCTGCACTcttgcatacatgctgtggttgtttagcctGGGGttttttgtaggactcctaacaagggagtgggggtgtctctaaCTCCTTTGCCTActcttgagacccttttcctcctgctgggttgtctggtccagctttgatatgagggtttatgcttagtcttattgcatcttgttatgcagtgtttggttgatatcactgggaggcccGCTCTtgtctgaagggaaatggaggatcagtgggtctgggggagaggggaggtgaggagAGTAAAGGAAgtagggaagggaggggaggctgtggtcaggatgtattatgtgagagaagaataaagaaaaagaaaacaattttaaagagaTCTCTTCTACAAGAAGACAGGGGTCTCCTTCGTCTTGAGTTTTTCTCACCAGGTGACAGAGGTTCCATCACCCAGGATGCTCTGCACCTCCTCTCTGCATCTTTGTTGGTGTTCAGGGTGGGTGGCCAGAGCATAGAAAATCCAGGATATTCCACTGGCTGTGGTGTCATGGCCCTCAAACATGAATGTATCCACCTCTGCACGCAGGTCCTCATCAGACAAGCTGTTGCCATCCTCTGTCTAAGTGAATGCATAGGTAAGAGAGCAAAGTTATATCTAATCTGTGACTTTGGGCCAAACCTCACCCCTGAACCCCACTCACTTTGGCAAACAAGAGGATGTCCAAGAAATCCAATCGCCTCTTCTTCTTGACCTTCTCCAGCTCTTCCTCATTCTGCAACTGAGCCTTTCTCATCTTGATCACTCCATCTACCCCATAACAACATTTGTCAAATAGATCCCAGAGCTGCTGTAATTCACAGGATCCCTGACCCCAATCTGTGTGTCCCATGAAGCCCAGGGTGCATGTGCAAGTGGGAATTTGGTCATGATTTGAAGTCTGCACAATCTCATATACCTCAAGCCTCCAATCAGAATCGTGGACCACAGAGTCACGTTAAAGGCTATTGGATGTGTCCCATGCAGTGTCACCAATGTAATGAAACTGGTAATTCTTGTGATGTACCTCATGTGCTAACATCCTAGCTCCCAAATCTTGCATCTTGATAGTAACTAACAGAGTGTCTCAGGTCCTATAGAGGCTTCTGGTAAGCTCAATATGTCTGATTATATCTTTGGGATGAGCCTGATAAAGGAAGAAGGGGTGGGAAGGCAGAACCTGTGTGCTCATGAGCAATCTGGCAGGCATGGTGGGACAAACGGCCATCAGAGAACATTTTGTAGATGGTGTCATTCTTATAAAAGGCACTCCTAATTCGAAAGAAAGTCAGGTTGTTCAGATCCTCAACAGCCTTAATGTAGGACCTGGAATTTCTGAGGACAGGAGATACAATATACTGGTTATGGGAGTGTCTGACCCAAGAATAGAGTGGGCTCTATAGTCATCTTTTCACCTGTGGGACACACAACACCAAGGCATACATCActtatgtcttttttgttttgttttgttttgttttgtttttgtttttgttttttgttttttcgagacagggtttctctgtgtagctttgcgcctttcctgggactcacttggtagcccaggctggcctcgaactcacagagatctgcctggctctgcctcccgagtgctgggattaaaggcgtgtgcaaccaccgcccggccacttatGTCTTAATATGTCTTCAAATCCTTGAGACCTTAGAAAATGGGCTTCCACACTAGCTAGAGCTCTACTATGTCTTGTTGGGGCTGGTTTGAAATTAGAGCTTGACCTAGGCTGGGTGAGAATCTTGCTTTCTCTGAAGGCAACTCTCTTTGATGCTTACTTACTTCTTACTAAAGCCTTACAAATTGGTAAGACCAAAGACTACAAATAAAGGTGTCACTCACCCTTCCAACTGGACACTGCCCTGATAGCTGAAAGCACACTTCATAATGGTGTCCAGAGTCATTGAGGATATATAGTGAAAGATCTCCAGAGGGTGGTCCTGGCCATCAAGCTTCTCCCATTTGTCCTATGGTGAGAATGAGACAATTACATATTTTCTTCAGAAGACCTGTGTTTAGACTaagatttttctgtttatttatggATAACCAGTCTGGAGTCCCTCACCATTAACATCATATGCTTATAGCAAATTAAAAGCATGAAGCAAATGTTTATAATCTGGTGCCTGTTTCTTCCAAACCTTTTAACAAAACATGATATCCAattattgcttgtttgtttttagaaacaaATATCTTTCAGTTTATAAAAATGGCCCCTTTGGTTTTCTGAGAGTGAACTAGACTTGAAAAATGAGTATAAATACCAATATAGGAATAAAAAGTGTGAAAGGAAAAGAACCTGTGGTGTGAATGAACATGCCTCATGAGTGCTATTAGTGCCTTTAATTCCATTTCATTTATCAAAAGTTTGATGAACATGGTGAGGCCAGAAATCAGGGCCTAATAGGAGAGACATTGTAAGTGTACTGTGAATGGGTGTAATGAAGTGAGATGGAGATAGAGCAACTCACCAGCATTGTATTGACAGAATCGGCCATGATTTGGACATAGGGTTTGAGGATGTCATAGTGGAAGGCTGGGGTCAACATCCGCCGGTGCTGGAACCACTTTTTCCCATTCAAGAGAAGCAAACCGTAACCTGGGCCAGAGACtggtatgtgagtgtgtctgGTAGAAGTGGAATCAATGGTACCCCTGGGAACATTTAGTCGAATTCATTGGGGtggaataaggaaagaaaatgatgcGATTTTTTAGACAAAAACATGGACAGTGAGACTCCAAGTTTGTCTGATGAAATCTTCTGTGACTAAGAAAGAAGTGAGATAACAGAAGAAAATGTGTTGGGATCAGGTCAAAAGAGACATATATAAATGTCTAGCTATGAATGTTTGAAGAAATGATATGGAAGAAACTAGATATCATGCACACTCACACCAGCATTAGAAAGGactaaggaagaagagaaataaagccTTCATATTTAGGGATGGAATATAATATTTGTGGCCAATCACCTATTGTTTTCCATTAGCCAAAGAGCAGTCAGGAAAGCacattctttattttaatatGCTTACCAATCCAGGGTGCAACGAATCGGTAAATACCAGAAGCCTTTGGATCTGAAAAGTAACACAGATCTTGAGGAACAGATAAAGAAGCTTTTATGAATTCTTTAgtttttcagaatttttaaacttactttgtgtgtgtgtgtgtgtgtgtgtgtgtgtgtgtgtgtgtgtgcacatgcatgtgtgagtgcatgtgtgcgtgcatgtacacCTGATGCAGTGTTTGTGTGGAGTTCAGAAAACAACTGAGGAGTTGGTTCATTCTTCCCACTTTCAGTGTGGGTttcagggctcaaactcaggtcatcaggctttggcAGCAAAACCCCTGACCATCTGAGCCATCTTAGCAACCAAGCCATTAGTTCTTGGTGGATGTTTGCCGACAGTTTGTTCCCTATCACCTCTCACTGCCTCCCAttcctttctgtctttgtcttgCCAGTTATCTGGGCTTAGGAGGACAAACTTCATTGTACCAGCAGCTGAATGTCTCTGTCACTAtgatgtttgaaaaacaaaaacaaaaacctctcgaAGCCAAAGAATAACAAAAAGACctgcggttttttttttttttttttttttttttttgttttttgtttttttttttctataatgggCTGTGGCTTAGTAGTCCTGTGACCCAGGTGAGTAAACAATTAGAGGTTTTGAATCCAAGACTCTGGATTTAAAATTTGTTCTTCACCTATAGAGAAATTTGTGAAACACATCAACtcaatttgttttaaaagaaaaataagaaaaattaaattaagccCTGTGTAGCTGTTTTAAGTGTTGAGAGCTATGTAAGAATATATGTCAGTCTCTGGCAGGGAGAATGGCTACAATGTCACTCTTTTCTAAAACTTCACATACAGGAGCAACGAAGCTGGCTTCTCACCTGATCTCCCCAGAATCACCTTCACATAGTCAGGGTCATAGAGCACGACTCGAGCACAGCTCCCTGAGAGCCACTGTGAGCAGGCACTTGGGAAGTTCTCCACCCATGTAAGAATCTGCTGGAGCTCCTTATCCTTtgggaacagacacacacacacacacaaaaaaaaaaatagtgaaaatgtTCTTTGACATCTAGTGCTTTGTGTGGTATGGGAGAGGCAGAACCACCACAGGGACGTAGCCCTGGAatgttcagaaaaagaaatttggGTCAGTTTGACAATCCGTCTTTTCTTTCATCCAGACCTTTGCTGTGTCCAAGAACTTGCCCTGGCCAGATCCTGAAGTCTTGTTAGATGGAGCTGATGCTCTTTAGAGAAGCTATTGGGTAAGAGCCTCAGCATTCTGTAGGAGCTCTAAAGTTAGCGATTCTCAGATGTGGCTGGTGTGCAGTCCCTCACTGAGTGCCTCTTCATGCAGCCCTTACCAAACTATACTCTACTAAGGGCTACTAGCACAGCCAGACATCCTTCCTGCTTATATACACTTAGGGGTGGAGGAGGCTAGTGAATAAtgccagtttcagggacttcatGAAACCTTTGAGTTATTTGTTTCCTGGACTTAAGGAACTCCCCTGCAGGATGGGATGTTTCCCCTCCCCACAGAACTTCCAGTATCTTAAGAGGCTTCCTTTCTGAATGGAATGTTTTACTCCTCTAGAACATCCTATACTGTAATCACAAGTTTCCCTACAAAATGGGCAGTcttaatctcagaggaaactgatATGTAACATGGCCCCCAAATCACTTCCAGAAGTTCTCCCAGTCTTGACAAACCTAGATAATTGTTCTCTGTACCTGACATCACTCACTCTATAAGGATAGGCTGTTTTCTCATGCCCTTGTACATCCTGAGGTTTGAGTCTATTGTCGACTTGCATCTTCTTAAGAGGGTATATGCTTCCTATGGTTAAGGCAAGCTCACTCTTAGAAGAAACTGGATGTTCTTCAGAAACCATGTGTTCATCCCACAGCAAACTGCCCCATGGATTACAACTAAACTATCAGAGCTCCAGCTTTTCgtgttcttccattctcttccttcttcctaccTTCAGTTGGTGTCCCCAAAGCCAATGGGAAGGCGTGGATGGGAACTTCTGGAGTGTCTTGAGCAGCCACTGCCTCCTTAAGTAGAACTGGACTGCCTTGAAAAGCACCAGAAATAGGCTGAGCAGGAAGACCACTTGAAAGAACCCAGAGACACCATCCAAATTTCTGGTGGGGCTCAATACGGAGAAACTCATGATTAGTGGCTTCTGGATCACTGGTGTCACTAAACCTTTGGAGTGACCGCATTTAAGTCATGAGAAGATTGATCCACCTGCTTGTGggagggagaatggagagggcAGATATGGATTGACCTCAGGGTCCAGCGTTTATTAACCTGAAACATTGGCCTTGGGAAACAGTGAAAACAAAGCCCTAGCAACTGATCTTGGTAATAGCTATCTATACACTCACTTTCCTGTCTCTGTACTActcacaaatatttactgagcacctattATGTGTTAGACAATATCCTAGTTGATGAGATAGAGTTATAGAATAGACATAATTAGCTTTGATATTCAGAGATTCATATTCTAACTTACCAAACATTCAATAGGTGCAGCTGCTTTGCTATTTTTATAGCATCAAGATGGAAGTGATGGCAAGGAGTAAACTGATGTGTTCAGATGAACGTAGTTGCTGAGAGTTTCTACACACAGTGATCCTTGCATCTGGACTCCAAATCCAGCTGTTTCTTACATTTTACTTAGGGCTTGTCCCAACCCCTCTCCAGTTATGATCCGGGATGAATGTGCCCATGGGTGGAACACTGCAGCTGCATTCAGGAGGCTCAAGATCCAGGTTAGCCTTACCACATATGTAGCCTGCTACCCACTTTTTCTGTGCCTCAATGTCTTGATTGAGTGGGATAATAATACCCTTCCCAAATACTTAAAATGCCCATCACCTATTCAGTTATTTATTAACTCAACACATATTTTTTGAACTCAGATTGGGTAAATTCTAAAAACAGAAATCAGAGCAATGATACTTATTATGGCttgctgaaaaataaaatgtccacCCAGGattaataaagcaaaaatagaaaaatgaggtTTTGAAGAATTGTTATCCCATCAACTGAACAGTGCCGAGGTGGTTTCCAACAAATTTATGGAGATTAGCAGAGAAGGGATGTTTGGGTTGTGTTAACATGAAATTGAGTGGGTTAAAAGGTAgagatgagccgggcggtggtggcgcacgcctttaatcccagcactcgggaggcagagccaggcggatctctgtgagttcgaggccagcctgggctaccaagtgagttccaggagaggcgcaaagctacacaaagaaaccctgtctcaaaaaaaaaaaaaaaaaaaaaaaaaaaaggtagagaggatctgggaggaggtggaagaggtgaataatatgatcaaaatatattgtactaaaagttaaataaaaaatctaatttaaaaatggcaaacaggtttgcaggcaaatggatgaatctagaaaaaaaatcatcctgagtgaggtaacccagactcagaaagacaaacatggtatgtactcactcataagtggatagtagatgtaaagcaaaggataaccagactgcaactcacagctccagggaggctacctagaaaacaggaccctaagaaagacacagggatcacccaaatgacagagaaatggatgagatctatatgagcaaactggacgtgtgtgtgggggggggggtggggaatgaagggcaaaggtcagggaaagagagcttaggggaacaggagattccagctggatcaagaagagagagggagaacaaggaaaaagagaccatgataaatgaagacaccatgggaagaggaagaagcaaagtgcttgagaggtccccagaaatccacaaagatacctccacaatagactactggcaatggtcaaaagaaagcccaaactgacctactctgatgatcggatggccaaacaccctaactattGTGATAGagctctcatccaatgactgatggaagcagatgcagagatccacggccaggcctaggtggagctccaggaatccaatcggcaagaaagaagaaggattgtatgagcgagaattgttgagaccaagattggaaaaagcacagggacaaatagccaaactagtggaaatacatgaactatgaaccaatagctgaggagcccccaactagatcaggccctctggataagtgagacagttgattagcttgaactgtttgagaggcccccaggcagtgggaccgggacctgtccttagtgcatgagctggctgtttggaacctggggcctatacagggacactttgctcagcctggaaggaggggactggacctgcctggactgaatctaccaggatgagctgaatccccaggggagtccttgccctggaggagacgggaatgggggatgagctgAGGGaagggcggggaggggggcagaaggagggaggacagtggaattcgtggctgatatgtaaaattaaatcaaattattaaatttaaaaaaaataaaaatggcaagtgttcaaataaggaaaaagaaacaaagaagataaGGAGTGGAGATGAGCCCTTCTTTGGGGTCCTTCCCCTCACTTTGATCATGATTATCTTCCCTAAATCAACTCAGTTGTGAAGAATCCAGAGAGTCATTACACAAAAGACATTTCAACACGCGTCTCTAGGAATCCAGCTTATTCACTCTTCCAGGAATGTATGTTTGCCCCTTACCCGGTCCCTCCCCTATCCAAATGTTTACCTGAACACACTCCTACTTTGTCTTCCTCTGTGTCATGACATGAATTACATAACccatacattttctttctctctgaaatCCTGAGCTCTTGTCaaaaccaaagactgaggggacATGCAACTATTTACATTTCACTTGTCTGAACTTTTACCCCACTTTGTGGTCATTTTATAacttcaaatatttgttgaatgagtgaatgatTGAAAGACCAATGTATGCTGTGAATAGCTAGCAAAGACATTATGATCCTGTCCCACTGAATAGGTCATCTTGTACCCTTACCCCTTTCCTACTTGGATCATCTCCTACTTTTCACTCACAGAATGGGAGACAGCACTGGAAAGAGCTCTGGTGTCCAACACTGCTGCTGAATTTTAGTTTTGGCTGGTTCCTTCTCTGAATCAGAGTTCTTTACAATTTGACTCATGTTGTTGCACCCTGTACATTGTGCACcacaagaaaggagagagaacaaCACTCATGGGTTCCCAAGACTTGAATAAATCACCACATAAGTGGAGTCACTCATTGATCAGGGCTGCAGGACAAGGACTCGGGAGCCTTGCTTTTCCTGGCATCCCCAAGCAGGGACAGAAGTGGAGTTTATaagcataaaaacataaacacaccTGTGCCAAGTTACAGGtacaattttcaccaatcaggaGTCAAAGATCATTGTCAACTGACACAAAACGTAAGTTTCTCAGaccaaccaatcagattcatttgttctttatgTCGTTAGGAACAGCAATAATGTTTTAGGGAACTAAGAGGAATAACAGACTATTTCTATTGTTTAAGGAGGAGGTTGGCCAGCCATTGGAAAGTTCCCAGCTTCCCTAAGGCCTAAGAACCTGAACTTTGTTTCACTCTACAGGtaaaaatggagtctgaagtcaaaatggcagtacttagcacaaggtgcttttgcctgcttCCTTCAATATTATTGTAGTGATGAACATGGAGTGAGTAGTTATTACATCCAGGGCACTGGTACAAGGCAGTTGACCTGCTTTCTCCCACAACAATCCTCCAAAAGAATGTTGTTTAAAACATCAGGGAATGAGGTTGGAGGTTTAATACTGTTTATATCTACAGGAGTTCTATCATTTTCTTAGATTTAGCAGTTGCCCTCAAGGAACCTGTTCTATTTCCAGGACCCATGTAACAGCTCCCAACAAACCACCTGTAGTTCCAATTCCCAGGCATTTGACACCCCCTTTTGACCTGTGcaggcactacatgcatgtggcacacagacacacatggaaaCAAAATGCctatgcacattaaataaataattttttaaaaatcaggggTATCATCAAGAAAATGGGTGGCTGGACGTGATTCACTTCTTTCCAATTTAATAGAGAAAGTCAAAAGTAAATTAAGATAAATTTTAGTCTACTAAACACTAAGGCACCAAATTCCATGAAAAGATCTAAAGCCAAAGATCAGCTGCAACACAGTAACAGTGGGTAGTTTCAATGCCCCACTTGCACCAATATGTATGTTATTTCTACTACAAAAAAACCTAGACGGAGAACTCCTAAAGTTAGACGACATCATATACCAAAAGGACCTGGCCAATATCTACATTCCACCAAAACTCTTCAAACCACCCCAGCTGCTTCCAAAGCCATATGTAGTTGTTTACCACATTTTCATAGCTCTTGAGAAACAAACCCTAATTAAACCATTAGCCACCTGATGGGGTGTGGTCTGGGAAATCTCGAGAAAAAATCTTTTGCTTTTACAAAATATATGTTCTTAGTTGTCCCCTTCATTCATCATGCAATTTTGTTCATGCATTTTTCCATTTGATggcaatttttttaattcttggatTCCCaaattctgtgttttcttccttattcCACCCCTACATTTAATAGTATTCTGGTTTTACACTATTgggtgtttttttaattaaaggtttatttatttatttattttactttatgtgtatgaatgttttacctgcttTTATGTcaatgcaccatgtgtatgcctggtacctaTGAATGTTAGAAAAAGTTGCCAGATCTGCTGGAATTGGAGTTTTAAATGATCATGAACCagtccatgtgggttctgggaatcgaacctaggtcctctgcaaaagcaagaagtgctcttaactgcggaacatctctccagcctcctttacttttttaatatcatgtttttactttttattctccTTCTTAAGTTTATCTAattttggtttttactttttctttatgagGGTAtcttttttgcttttccttttcttctttcttattcttcctaatctcttgtcttgtttttcccATTACATTCTttactcttcttctttttccttccctttatttAACTTTGCTTCTCCtctattttctccctttcctgtctccttcctttatttcattaGTTTACTATTTCTATACTTAACCCAAATAACATTATCTTTATAGCATATTCTACAGTACTGCCATTTTCAAGCTATGTAGTCATTGGTCTGTACcttattttaagtgtattttataTGGTTCGGTTGATGGTAaagaagtttgctttcttttcactGAGGGATACTGAATGACGCTGAGGACTgacctttcaaaaacaaaatgtttaacgTGAAAATCCGATTTCAAAAAGGAGAATTATCCAAACAAACAGTTGTGCAaatcacagcaaaaaaaaaatgctagaaaCATCAAAAAGCAAGACAACATGATTCCTCTTCCTCAACTACTGAACTCAAAGTTACTGAAATACGTAAATGTTAGGTGGTGATTTCAAAGGTTTTCTGGCCAAATATGACCAATGACCtgaaagaatataaaaacaagCAGGTGAATTCAATCCATAACCTCATGACCTGGAGAGAAAaggcagaaatggaaaaaaaaaacctaaggcaATTCATGACCACCAAACCAGCactgtaaaatatatttgaaaataaagaaataaagacagtctCAATTAAATTTCATGAAaggaatagattaaaaaaaaaaaagctcaggaaATCCATGGTACCCTGTTGGAGACCAACCTTGGGCAACTAggcaaactgtgtcttgaaaTTTGTATAAGTTTTCTCTTGCTCCAGCAGGCCTTGAAAAAGACAAGATGTTCTAGCCAAAACCATGAGACGTGCTTTTAGATAAACCTCCTGGACGGGTGCTTATCGGCCACCTGCAAAGCGACCT harbors:
- the LOC102907154 gene encoding cytochrome P450 4A14, whose amino-acid sequence is MSFSVLSPTRNLDGVSGFFQVVFLLSLFLVLFKAVQFYLRRQWLLKTLQKFPSTPSHWLWGHQLKDKELQQILTWVENFPSACSQWLSGSCARVVLYDPDYVKVILGRSDPKASGIYRFVAPWIGYGLLLLNGKKWFQHRRMLTPAFHYDILKPYVQIMADSVNTMLDKWEKLDGQDHPLEIFHYISSMTLDTIMKCAFSYQGSVQLEGNSRSYIKAVEDLNNLTFFRIRSAFYKNDTIYKMFSDGRLSHHACQIAHEHTDGVIKMRKAQLQNEEELEKVKKKRRLDFLDILLFAKTEDGNSLSDEDLRAEVDTFMFEGHDTTASGISWIFYALATHPEHQQRCREEVQSILGDGTSVTWDHLDQMPYTTMCIKEALRLYPPVPGVSRELNTPVTFPDGRSLPKGVTVAISIYGLHHNPSFWPNPKVFDPSRFAPDSSRHSHAFLPFSGGARNCIGKQFAMNELKVAVALTLLRFELLPDPTRIPVPMFRLVLKSKEGIYLRLKKLR